The DNA region GCTGTACATGGACGGCCGGAACGGGTGTGCCCTGGTCCGGAGAGGTAGGGCCACGATGAGTTTCGTCAGCAGTAACGGCACACGCGGTGCCAAACAGCCCGGTTCCGGACTCCTGCCGCGTCTGGTGAATCGGATCGTCTCCGCGCGCATCCGCAAGGGCGCAAAGCTGCTGGGCAACTCCGACGGACTGATCCTGACGACCATCGGCCGCAAAACCGGGGTTCTGCGCAGCACCCCGGTCAACTACTTCCCGGGCCCGCAGGACAGCTGGCTGATCGTGGCGTCGGCGGCGGGTGCACCGAAGAACCCCTCGTGGTACTACAACATCGCGGCCAGTCCGGACATGGTGCAGGTCGAACTGGCCGGACGTACCATCGCTGTGCACGCCGAGCAGTTGCGTGGAGCAGAACGCGCCGCCGCGTGGCAGATGATCAGCCAGGCGAACTCACGATTTGCGAAGTACGCCGAGAAGACCGACCGGGAGTTTCCGATCATCCGGCTGACCGAGCGGTCGGTGACGTCGTGACGATCGCGCTACGTCAGAACACCCGGATCCAGTCGATCAGCATGTCTGCCGGATAGGTGCCCCCGGCGGGTTCGCGGCCACCGGAACCGCCGATGGCGATGTTGAACACCGGAGCCATCGTGAAACCCGGATCGTTGAACGGCCAGTCCGGCAGCGAGGTCGACAACGCCGTGAAGAACGGTTCCTTGCCCGGCTGGTAGTCCTGCCAGAAGTACATGCCCGACGGCAACCAGGTCATCCGCCAGGTGTGCCAGTTCGAGTCGATCGGAAAGTGCTGAGTCGCGAACATCGTGCCGTCTAGTCGGGCGTGCACGGTCGCACCCGACGGCCAGTCGCGGTTGCCGTACCACTCGAAAATGTCGACTTCACCGCCGCGCACCGGATCTTCGTTGACCAGCCAGAAAGCCGGCCAGGCACCATCGGTCAGGCAGTTGAGCTTGACGCGCGCCTCCCAGGTGGTCCCGACCCCGCCGCGCCAGTTCCCGACGATCTTCGCGCTGGCGTACTTCTCCTGGATGTTCGCGCCCTCCCCGCGGGTGGCGCGGATGACCAGATTGCCGTTCCCGTCGTGGAACACGTGCTCCTGGTCGGTGACGTAGCGGCCCATGTTGAAGGGCTTGTCCCACTCGACCGGGTTCCGGATGGTCTCCCGTTCCGGAACGATGAACCACCGGGCCGGGTCAGGCGGTGTGCCTGCGGGCGCGTTGAACTCGTCGGAGAACAGCAGCCCGGGCGCGGGTTGGGTGGCAGCTGCCGGAAGCCCGGATTCGTCGGGCCCCGGGGGCGGAGCGTCCCCGATCGCGGGCTGAGCCCCCGCCTTGGCCAGTGGCAGTGCGGCAGCCGCCGCACCGAACCCCAACATCATCATTGCGCGGCGTCGATCCATAGGTCGCATTCCTGCACCGTAAAGGCAACGGTGCGGATCCGGTGGCCTAACTCGCCGGTTTTGCGAGGACCCGCGCGGGCATGGGCGTGCGCCGTCTGGGTACCGGTAGCACGATGATCACCGGTGAGCAGTGCCGACGGGCCGGGCAGCGGGTGCGCGACGCCTGGCCCGCGCTGGCCCAGGCTGCGATCGCCGCCGGTATGGCCCACCTGATCGCGTGGGCGGTGATGGGTCGCGAGGACGCGTTCTTCGCCCCGGTGGCCGCGGTGCTCTGCCTGTCGGTGGCCACCGGCCGGCGCCTGTTGCGCGCCGTGCAGGTGGTGGTCGGGGTCGCCCTCGGTGTCACGATCGGCGACCTCCTGGTCCGGTTGCTCGGCACCGGACCGGCGCAGATCGCGCTGGTGGTGCTCCTTGCCGCCGGGGCGGCGGTGGCGGTGGGGGGCGGCCCGCTGCTGGTGAATCAGGCGGCGGTCGCCGCGTTGCTGCTGATCCTGTTGGAGCCGCCCGCCGGCCCGGCCCTGTGGCAGCGCCCGGTGGACGCACTGATCGGCGGAGCCACCGCACTGGTGGTGGCCGCGGTCGGGGCTCGCAACCCCCGCCGATCCCTGGCCCGCGCAACAGGGCCGTTGTTCGGTGATCTGGCGGCGGTGCTGCGCATGGCGGCGGACATGCTGGCAAGCGGAGATCAGCAGCGGCTCGACGCCGCCCTGGTCTCGGCCCGCGCGCTGGACCGGCGGCTGGAGAATTTCACCGGGGCGCTGGCCGCCGCCGCCGAGGCGGTCCGGTTGTCCGGGCGCCGCACCGCCCCGGATTGGCTGGACCGTTACCGATCGGCCGCGCATCGCATCGACATGACCGTGCTCGACGGCCGAACCATCATCCGGGCCACCGCCAACGCGATCCGGCACGGTCACGCGGTCCCGGCGCCGCTCGTGGAGGCGGTCCGCGACCTGGCTCGCGCCCTGGAGGGGTTACCGGCCTACCTGGAGGGCAGTGCGGGACCCGACGACGTCCGGATGCTGGCACGCCGCGCGGCGACCACGGCGTCGGGTGTCATCATCCGACCGCATTCGTTGACCAGCAGTGTTCTCGTCGGCGCCATCCGTTCCACCGCACTGGACGTGTTGTATGGCTCGGGCCTGGACCAACCGTCGGCGCTGCGTGAACTGGAGGACGCAGCGGGTCGCGCCTCCGACCTCAGATGAAGGTCAACTCGATGCGGGGTATCCGGGCGCGGCGAACAGCGAGTCCTCAGGTCGACGGGAATCCAGGTGCAGATGTTGGATGGTCACCGGGCGGTCGGATCGGACGACCAAACCGTAGGGCGTGTCGTAGGGCACGGCTTCCGGGTCGATCAGATCGTTGACCCGGATGCGGCGCACCCGCTGCCCGGCCACCTCGACCTCGTAAGGACCGACCGGATCCCGTTCGGCGTGGAACACGGTGATGGCCAACTGGGCTGGCGCGCTGTCGGTGTTGAGGATGCACAGCTCGTCGCGGCTGGTGTATTCGGGCTCCCGGCCGGTGCTCTCCGGGGGGATGCGTCCGGCGGGGAAGACCCACACGGTGGCGCCCAGCGGGTCGGTCATGCCGCCTCCTCGTCGAGCAGGTGGCGCAGGTGGTCGTTGAGAAATGTCCCGTGCGGGTCGAACCGGCGCCGCGTGTGGCGAAACGCGTCATAGTCGGGAAGGGCGCGGCGAAGCTGCTCGGCGCCGGCAGAGTGCTTCTTGCCGAAATGCGGCCGCCCGCCATGTGCGACCAGAATCGGCTCCATGTCGTCGAAGTACTCCTGGTAGGGCAGCGTGTTGTTCTGCAGCAGCGCGATGGTCATCGAGTCGCGCCCGGAGAACGGACTGAGGTAGCCGTCGTCGGCGGCGACGCTGCGGCACAGGACGCGCCAGCCGACGTTCTGGCGGTGCCGCTCTTTGACACGGTCGCGCACCTCGGCGAAGCATTCGCGAAAGGCCGCTATGGGTAGGGCGTACTCGATCTCGTCGAATTTCATCCCCCGGTCGGCCGGCTGTACGACTCGGCTCCAATCTTGTTGGTCTTTGCGAAGATTGCGGGGGTCGCAGCCGCCGAGCTGATCGAGCAGGTCCAGCGGCTCCTGGTCGGGTTCGTTGAGCGTCCGCAGCTGAGCCTCCTCGCGGCGCGGATGCCAGTAGAAGTCGAAATTGCGGTGCTGATCCACCAAGGCGTCGAGATGGTCCAGGCAGTCTTCGATGTGCACACACCATTCGCGACGACGAAGCCGCAACGCCGGCACCACGCGCAGACGCAGCAGCGTGAAGATGCCCAGCGCGCCCAGCGCGACCCGGCCGGCGCGCAACCCGTCATCGTCGTCGGGTCCGACCTCGCGGACCTCGCCGTCCCCGGTGACCAACCGGAAGCCGAGCAGATTGCTGGAGAAATTGCCCAGCCGGATGCCGGTGCCGTGGGTGCCGGTGCCGATCGCTCCCGAGAGGGCCTGGTAGTCCACATCGCCGTAGTTCTCCAACGCCAGGCCGTGCTCGTGCAGCGCGTCGCCGACCTCGATGAGGCTGGACCCGCCGTGGATCACCGCCTCCAGCCGGTCCTTGTCGACCGAGGCCACCCCGCTGAGCCGGTGCAGGTCGACGAGCACGTCGTCGGTCTGCACCAGCGGCATCGAGGAATGGCCCTTTCCGACCGGTCGCACGACGCGACCCTGTTGCGCGCAGTCGCGGACAAGTTCGGCGACTTCGTCTTCGCTGCGCGGTTCGGCGATCTGTCCGGGGGTGAACCGCAGGCTCTCCGACCAGTTCACCCACTCGCGCCGTTCTGGCGTGCCCATGCGCTACGCGCTCCCTTCGTCTGCACGGGGGATGCCCGGGGCAAGCGCGTTTACACCTCGTTCCGGCTCCGAGTGGCGCTCGGTAGACGAACGGCTATGAGCTGGTGGTGATTTGGTCCTCAGAAGCACTCTGATTCACCTGCGAGCGCAGCCGCACCTTGTTGTACACGCTGATCGCGATGACGATCGCCAGCAGCGTGTACAGAGTGATCGTGATGGGTGTGCTGACCAGCGTCAGCGGGTTGTTCTGCGAGTTGTTCATCGCAGCCCGCAGGGACGACTCGGCCAACGGGCCCAGGATCACCGCGATGAGCACCGGTGCGATCGGCACACCATAGCGGCGCATGCCGAATCCGATGAGGCCCAGGATGAGCATGAACACCACGTCGATCATGGCGGCACTGGCCGCGTACACGCCGAAGCACGCAAACATGGCGATGCCCGCGTACAGGTACTCCTTGGGGATGGTCAGCAACTTGGCCCATAGCGGGGCGAAGGGCAGGTTGAGAATCAGCAGGACGACCATTCCGATGATCAGACTGGCCAGTAGTGCCCATACGAGCTCGGCGTTACGGCTGAACAGTAGGGGACCCGGCTGGATGCCGTACTGCTGGAACGCGGCCAGGAGCAGCGCCGCAGTGGCCGAGGTTGGTAACCCGAGGGCAAGCAGCGCCCCCATCGCTGTTCCCGCTGTCGAGTTACCCGCCGCTTCCGGGGCGGCCACGCCACGGATCGCGCCGGTGCCAAACAGCGGCTTGGATCGTCGCGCGTCCAGGCGTTTCTCCAGGCCGTAGGCCAGGAAGGTTGGGACTTCCGCACCCCCGGCCGGGATGACGCCGAACGGGACCCCGATTCCGGTGCCCCGTAACCAGGCCGGCAACGCGTCACGGTACTCGGTCAGGGACAGGAACGGCCGCCCAGTCGACGGCGTGAA from Mycobacterium sp. SMC-4 includes:
- a CDS encoding nitroreductase family deazaflavin-dependent oxidoreductase produces the protein MSFVSSNGTRGAKQPGSGLLPRLVNRIVSARIRKGAKLLGNSDGLILTTIGRKTGVLRSTPVNYFPGPQDSWLIVASAAGAPKNPSWYYNIAASPDMVQVELAGRTIAVHAEQLRGAERAAAWQMISQANSRFAKYAEKTDREFPIIRLTERSVTS
- a CDS encoding glycoside hydrolase family 16 protein, which codes for MDRRRAMMMLGFGAAAAALPLAKAGAQPAIGDAPPPGPDESGLPAAATQPAPGLLFSDEFNAPAGTPPDPARWFIVPERETIRNPVEWDKPFNMGRYVTDQEHVFHDGNGNLVIRATRGEGANIQEKYASAKIVGNWRGGVGTTWEARVKLNCLTDGAWPAFWLVNEDPVRGGEVDIFEWYGNRDWPSGATVHARLDGTMFATQHFPIDSNWHTWRMTWLPSGMYFWQDYQPGKEPFFTALSTSLPDWPFNDPGFTMAPVFNIAIGGSGGREPAGGTYPADMLIDWIRVF
- a CDS encoding FUSC family protein → MGVRRLGTGSTMITGEQCRRAGQRVRDAWPALAQAAIAAGMAHLIAWAVMGREDAFFAPVAAVLCLSVATGRRLLRAVQVVVGVALGVTIGDLLVRLLGTGPAQIALVVLLAAGAAVAVGGGPLLVNQAAVAALLLILLEPPAGPALWQRPVDALIGGATALVVAAVGARNPRRSLARATGPLFGDLAAVLRMAADMLASGDQQRLDAALVSARALDRRLENFTGALAAAAEAVRLSGRRTAPDWLDRYRSAAHRIDMTVLDGRTIIRATANAIRHGHAVPAPLVEAVRDLARALEGLPAYLEGSAGPDDVRMLARRAATTASGVIIRPHSLTSSVLVGAIRSTALDVLYGSGLDQPSALRELEDAAGRASDLR
- a CDS encoding sensory rhodopsin transducer, with translation MTDPLGATVWVFPAGRIPPESTGREPEYTSRDELCILNTDSAPAQLAITVFHAERDPVGPYEVEVAGQRVRRIRVNDLIDPEAVPYDTPYGLVVRSDRPVTIQHLHLDSRRPEDSLFAAPGYPASS
- a CDS encoding D-arabinono-1,4-lactone oxidase codes for the protein MGTPERREWVNWSESLRFTPGQIAEPRSEDEVAELVRDCAQQGRVVRPVGKGHSSMPLVQTDDVLVDLHRLSGVASVDKDRLEAVIHGGSSLIEVGDALHEHGLALENYGDVDYQALSGAIGTGTHGTGIRLGNFSSNLLGFRLVTGDGEVREVGPDDDDGLRAGRVALGALGIFTLLRLRVVPALRLRRREWCVHIEDCLDHLDALVDQHRNFDFYWHPRREEAQLRTLNEPDQEPLDLLDQLGGCDPRNLRKDQQDWSRVVQPADRGMKFDEIEYALPIAAFRECFAEVRDRVKERHRQNVGWRVLCRSVAADDGYLSPFSGRDSMTIALLQNNTLPYQEYFDDMEPILVAHGGRPHFGKKHSAGAEQLRRALPDYDAFRHTRRRFDPHGTFLNDHLRHLLDEEAA
- a CDS encoding tripartite tricarboxylate transporter permease → MDALTGLIGGFGDVLTPTNLLYVLIGALIGTAVGVLPGLGSAMAVALLLPVTFTLDPLAALVMFAGIYFGGLFGDAIAGILMNTPGNSTAIAGSIEGHKMARRGRGAQALATSAIGAFIGGMIATILVVFFAPALADWATRFGPGEYFALALFAFIATSAVVSESVLKGLAALLIGLVLAMIGTDQVSGSQRFTFGSVALFDGVSIVVITVAMLAVGEVIYVASRIGRPDDRSFTPSTGRPFLSLTEYRDALPAWLRGTGIGVPFGVIPAGGAEVPTFLAYGLEKRLDARRSKPLFGTGAIRGVAAPEAAGNSTAGTAMGALLALGLPTSATAALLLAAFQQYGIQPGPLLFSRNAELVWALLASLIIGMVVLLILNLPFAPLWAKLLTIPKEYLYAGIAMFACFGVYAASAAMIDVVFMLILGLIGFGMRRYGVPIAPVLIAVILGPLAESSLRAAMNNSQNNPLTLVSTPITITLYTLLAIVIAISVYNKVRLRSQVNQSASEDQITTSS